The following proteins are encoded in a genomic region of Variovorax paradoxus:
- a CDS encoding RHS domain-containing protein, with amino-acid sequence MAFSFYQCDHLGTPEELTDHEGSIAWSAQYKAWGEAWETISEAGRRARVQESDPVPGTVLR; translated from the coding sequence ATGGCGTTCTCGTTCTATCAGTGCGACCACCTGGGTACGCCGGAGGAGTTGACGGACCATGAGGGAAGCATTGCGTGGTCCGCGCAGTACAAGGCTTGGGGCGAGGCGTGGGAGACGATCAGCGAGGCGGGGAGAAGGGCAAGGGTTCAGGAATCCGATCCGGTTCCAGGGACAGTACTTCGATGA
- a CDS encoding RHS repeat-associated core domain-containing protein: MHYNRYQYDDPIAERFVSKDPIALAGGLNLHVYASNSIAWIDPLGLQPRVPPHISQQKQTGHVKGTPQYRNRVDVGKPTSCFL; encoded by the coding sequence CTGCATTACAACCGGTATCAGTACGACGATCCAATCGCCGAACGGTTTGTGTCCAAAGATCCCATCGCCTTGGCTGGAGGGTTGAACCTGCATGTTTATGCATCGAATTCAATTGCATGGATTGATCCTCTCGGTCTGCAGCCTCGCGTACCGCCCCATATCTCGCAACAAAAACAAACTGGTCACGTAAAAGGCACACCTCAGTACCGAAATCGAGTGGATGTCGGAAAACCGACGTCGTGTTTTTTGTGA